Proteins encoded in a region of the Sphingomonas sp. OV641 genome:
- the tgt gene encoding tRNA guanosine(34) transglycosylase Tgt, with the protein MTDRFAFTIAATDGVARTGSIAMHRGTIRTPAFMPVGTAATVKAMKPADVEAAGADIILGNTYHLMLRPGAERVARLGGLHRFMGWDKPILTDSGGYQVMSLSELTKRSEEGITFKSHLDGTRHLLSPERSIEIQRLLGSNIVMAFDELVPTTSTREVQAAAMERSMRWARRSRDAFDGGGDHAAQNAIFGIQQGALDQGLRKSSADALIDIGFDGYAIGGLAVGEGQEAMFACLDFAPGQLPADRPRYLMGVGKPDDIVGAVERGVDMFDCVLPTRSGRTGQAFTRSGPINIRNARFNEDQGPLDPECACPTCSTWSRAYLHHLVRAGEILGAMLMTEHNIFFYETLMADLRAAIADGRLKAFADAFRARYQRGKGE; encoded by the coding sequence ATGACTGACCGTTTCGCCTTCACCATTGCCGCGACGGACGGCGTCGCCCGCACCGGCAGCATCGCCATGCACCGCGGCACGATCCGCACCCCCGCCTTCATGCCGGTCGGCACGGCAGCGACCGTCAAAGCGATGAAGCCGGCCGATGTCGAGGCCGCCGGCGCGGACATCATCCTTGGCAACACCTATCACCTCATGCTCCGCCCCGGCGCGGAGCGTGTGGCCCGGCTTGGCGGACTTCACCGCTTCATGGGTTGGGACAAGCCGATCCTGACCGATTCGGGCGGCTATCAGGTGATGAGCCTGTCCGAACTGACCAAGCGGTCCGAGGAAGGCATCACCTTCAAATCGCACCTCGACGGCACGCGACACCTGCTCAGCCCGGAACGGTCGATTGAGATTCAGCGGCTGCTCGGCTCCAACATCGTCATGGCCTTTGACGAACTGGTGCCGACCACCTCCACGCGCGAGGTGCAGGCCGCGGCGATGGAACGCTCCATGCGCTGGGCCCGCCGCAGCCGCGACGCTTTCGACGGCGGCGGCGATCATGCCGCGCAGAACGCCATCTTCGGCATCCAGCAGGGCGCACTGGACCAGGGATTGCGCAAGTCCAGCGCCGATGCGCTGATCGATATCGGCTTCGACGGCTATGCCATTGGCGGTCTGGCGGTGGGCGAGGGTCAGGAGGCGATGTTCGCCTGCCTTGACTTCGCGCCCGGCCAGCTTCCGGCCGATCGCCCGCGCTATCTGATGGGCGTGGGCAAGCCCGACGATATCGTCGGCGCGGTGGAGCGCGGCGTCGACATGTTCGATTGCGTGCTTCCCACGCGTTCGGGCCGCACCGGGCAGGCCTTCACCCGTTCGGGCCCGATCAACATCCGCAACGCGCGCTTCAACGAGGATCAGGGGCCGCTCGATCCCGAATGCGCCTGCCCCACCTGCTCGACATGGAGCCGCGCCTATCTCCACCATCTGGTGCGCGCGGGCGAGATCTTGGGCGCCATGCTGATGACCGAGCACAACATCTTTTTCTATGAGACGCTGATGGCGGATCTGCGCGCGGCGATCGCCGACGGACGGCTCAAAGCCTTTGCCGATGCGTTCCGGGCACGGTACCAGCGCGGCAAAGGAGAGTAA
- a CDS encoding EF-hand domain-containing protein, which translates to MAGLSWYLRDMLILSLLLQAGPIVVTGPQPGAAQPPATMAYEPAAMLVATFDADADARVTREEMEDGLAASFAAIDRAKAGTLGYIDFADWAERFLGDRNALPSPFEVDRDGDNRVALRELQTRFSEYFTRYDRDRDGVLTRAELLTIRARVFGDEHSPNDGKKRKPPRR; encoded by the coding sequence ATGGCGGGGCTTTCCTGGTACCTGCGTGACATGCTGATCCTCTCCCTCCTCCTCCAGGCCGGCCCGATCGTGGTGACCGGCCCGCAGCCCGGCGCGGCGCAGCCGCCGGCGACCATGGCGTACGAACCGGCCGCCATGCTGGTCGCCACGTTCGATGCGGATGCGGACGCCCGCGTGACCCGCGAAGAGATGGAGGACGGCCTCGCCGCCTCCTTTGCCGCGATCGACAGGGCCAAGGCCGGAACGCTCGGCTATATCGACTTCGCCGATTGGGCCGAACGGTTCCTGGGCGATCGCAACGCCCTTCCCAGCCCCTTCGAAGTCGACCGTGACGGCGACAATCGCGTTGCTTTGCGGGAGCTTCAGACCCGCTTCTCCGAATATTTCACGCGCTATGATCGCGATCGCGACGGCGTCCTTACCCGCGCGGAGCTCCTGACGATTCGCGCGCGCGTGTTCGGCGATGAACACTCCCCCAATGATGGAAAGAAGCGGAAGCCACCCCGCCGATGA
- a CDS encoding Ppx/GppA phosphatase family protein: protein MAHHHADLPYRRDRRARPASEGSQNAPFRQHYARHYAALDLGTNNCRLLIARPQGDGFAVVDAFSRIVRLGEGLATSGKLSDAAVERTIAALRICADKLKRRNVTLARSVATEACRRATNGAAFIERAYRETGIHLDVISAEEEARLAVLGCHVLLEPGNAPALVFDIGGGSTELVLIDTASTVPTVIDWHSAPWGVVSLTESAGGGDGPDGLAAAYERMRNLVRDSFAPFAARLPRVDGPRRLLGTSGTVTTLASVHLGLDRYDRTQVDGLIAPADSMRAISQRLAHLSIGERAKLPCIGRERADLVVAGCAILETILDLWPAERLGIADRGIREGILRRLMASAA from the coding sequence GTGGCGCATCATCACGCCGACCTGCCGTACCGGCGCGATCGCCGCGCCCGTCCGGCAAGCGAGGGCTCGCAAAACGCCCCCTTTCGCCAGCATTACGCGCGTCATTATGCCGCGCTGGATCTCGGCACCAACAATTGCAGGCTGCTTATCGCGCGTCCGCAAGGCGACGGATTTGCCGTGGTGGACGCCTTTTCCCGCATCGTCCGGCTGGGCGAGGGGCTGGCGACCAGCGGCAAATTGTCCGACGCGGCGGTCGAGCGGACGATCGCAGCGCTGCGGATCTGTGCCGACAAGCTGAAGCGTCGCAACGTGACACTGGCGCGATCGGTCGCTACCGAAGCGTGCCGCCGCGCGACCAATGGCGCGGCTTTCATCGAACGCGCCTATCGGGAGACGGGCATCCACCTCGACGTCATCTCGGCGGAAGAAGAGGCGCGGCTGGCCGTGCTGGGTTGCCATGTGCTGCTGGAGCCGGGCAATGCGCCGGCGCTTGTCTTCGACATCGGTGGCGGTTCGACGGAGCTGGTGCTGATCGATACTGCGTCAACCGTGCCCACCGTCATTGACTGGCATTCGGCGCCCTGGGGAGTTGTTTCATTGACCGAAAGCGCCGGTGGCGGAGACGGGCCGGATGGCCTTGCCGCAGCCTATGAGCGGATGCGCAATCTGGTGCGCGACAGCTTTGCGCCATTCGCGGCGCGATTGCCGCGGGTCGACGGCCCGCGCCGGCTGCTGGGTACGTCGGGCACCGTGACGACGCTGGCGAGCGTTCACCTGGGGCTGGATCGATATGACCGCACGCAGGTGGATGGCCTGATCGCCCCGGCCGATTCGATGCGCGCGATCAGCCAGCGGCTGGCGCATCTGTCGATCGGGGAGCGTGCCAAGCTGCCGTGCATCGGCCGCGAGCGCGCCGATCTGGTGGTGGCAGGCTGCGCGATCCTGGAGACAATCCTTGATCTGTGGCCGGCCGAACGGCTGGGGATCGCCGACCGCGGCATCCGCGAGGGTATCCTGCGTCGCCTGATGGCGAGTGCGGCATGA
- a CDS encoding RlmE family RNA methyltransferase, which translates to MRGGGGLRTRVKTARGRTAQSTRWLERQLNDPYVKRAKAEGYRSRAAYKLIELDERFSFLRGAKRIVDLGMAPGGWSQVVRRKVPGSAVVGIDLLPVDPLDGVTILQMDFMADEAPERLIEELGGAPDIVLSDMAANTVGHPQTDALRTMGLVEAASDFAISVLRPGGTFVAKVFAGGADSTLVALLKRNFNTVKHAKPPSSRKGSVEWFVVAQGFKGRPEE; encoded by the coding sequence ATGAGGGGCGGGGGTGGCCTGCGTACGCGGGTGAAAACCGCGCGCGGCCGGACGGCGCAATCGACGCGCTGGCTGGAGCGGCAGCTGAACGATCCTTATGTGAAGCGCGCCAAGGCGGAGGGCTATCGCAGTCGCGCGGCCTATAAGCTGATCGAGCTGGACGAGCGCTTCAGCTTCCTGCGCGGCGCGAAGCGGATCGTGGACTTGGGCATGGCACCGGGCGGCTGGAGCCAGGTGGTGCGGCGCAAGGTGCCCGGCAGCGCGGTGGTCGGCATCGACCTGTTGCCGGTGGATCCGCTGGACGGCGTGACGATCCTTCAGATGGACTTCATGGCCGATGAAGCGCCCGAGCGGTTGATCGAGGAACTGGGCGGCGCGCCCGATATCGTCCTGTCCGACATGGCGGCGAATACGGTGGGCCATCCGCAGACCGATGCCTTGCGCACCATGGGGTTGGTGGAGGCGGCGAGCGATTTCGCCATATCCGTGCTGCGGCCGGGCGGCACCTTTGTGGCAAAGGTCTTCGCGGGCGGCGCGGATTCGACGCTGGTCGCGCTGCTCAAGCGAAACTTCAACACGGTCAAACACGCCAAGCCGCCGTCGAGCCGCAAGGGATCGGTGGAATGGTTCGTCGTGGCGCAGGGCTTCAAGGGGCGGCCCGAGGAATAA
- the rpoZ gene encoding DNA-directed RNA polymerase subunit omega — MARVTVEDCVDKIPNRFDLVLLAAQRARQVSGGAELTIDRDRDKNPVVALREIAEQTIKPADLKEGVVQSLQRVQIDDEEEADAVGSLAASAEALRLTAAAPPRNQNLGADYDG; from the coding sequence ATGGCGCGCGTCACGGTCGAGGATTGCGTCGACAAGATCCCCAACCGGTTCGATCTGGTTCTGCTCGCAGCGCAGCGCGCGCGGCAGGTGTCAGGTGGCGCCGAACTGACGATTGATCGCGATCGCGACAAGAACCCGGTTGTCGCGCTGCGTGAGATTGCCGAGCAGACGATCAAGCCGGCAGATCTGAAGGAAGGCGTGGTGCAGAGCCTGCAGCGCGTTCAGATCGACGACGAGGAAGAGGCAGATGCTGTCGGTTCGCTCGCCGCATCGGCGGAGGCGCTTCGCCTCACCGCCGCTGCCCCGCCGCGCAACCAGAACCTCGGCGCCGATTACGACGGCTGA
- a CDS encoding phosphatidylserine/phosphatidylglycerophosphate/cardiolipin synthase family protein, whose amino-acid sequence MNSASSFTVAGNRLTLLIEGPERLDALIGLIEGARRSLRMLYYIYADDHAGERVNHALIAAAGRGVEVSLIVDGFGSDDAADRRFFDPLEAAGVSVCRFAPRLGRRYLLRNHQKLALADAEEEAPRIIIGGFNIEDDYFGTAGDQAWRDLGLLVEGQAAARIAGYFDALNSWVRTPKGKLRHLNRALSQWSEQEGDVRWLIGGPTRRLSPWARAVRADMRRAERIDLIAGYFTPSPTMLRRIDRAGRKGRAVRVVTARKSDNNATIAAARFTYRGLLKRGIRVFEYLPTKLHTKLYAVDSAVHIGSANFDMRSLFINLELMLRIEDDAFADHVRTYIDGEIAQSEEITMDQYLAATGLWQRAKQFVAYLLVGVADPVVSRTLNFGIDD is encoded by the coding sequence ATGAACAGCGCCTCTTCCTTCACCGTCGCCGGCAACCGGCTGACCCTGCTGATCGAAGGTCCGGAGCGGCTTGATGCACTGATTGGCCTCATCGAGGGTGCGCGGCGCTCGCTGCGGATGCTTTATTATATCTATGCCGACGATCACGCGGGCGAGCGGGTCAACCATGCCCTGATCGCCGCCGCCGGGCGCGGGGTCGAGGTGTCGCTGATCGTGGATGGGTTCGGCAGCGATGATGCGGCGGACCGGCGCTTCTTCGACCCGTTGGAAGCGGCCGGGGTGTCCGTATGCCGGTTCGCGCCGCGCCTGGGCCGGCGATACCTGTTGCGCAACCATCAGAAGCTCGCCCTTGCCGACGCAGAGGAGGAGGCGCCCCGGATCATCATTGGCGGCTTCAACATCGAGGACGATTATTTCGGGACCGCCGGCGATCAGGCATGGCGCGACCTGGGGCTACTGGTCGAGGGTCAGGCCGCGGCGCGGATCGCCGGCTATTTCGATGCACTGAATAGCTGGGTGCGGACGCCCAAGGGCAAGCTTCGCCACCTCAATCGCGCCTTGTCACAATGGAGCGAGCAGGAGGGGGACGTGCGCTGGCTGATCGGGGGGCCGACACGCCGGCTTTCCCCCTGGGCGCGGGCGGTGCGCGCTGACATGCGACGCGCCGAGCGGATCGACCTGATCGCGGGCTATTTCACCCCCAGCCCGACGATGCTGCGCCGAATCGATCGGGCCGGGCGAAAGGGCAGGGCCGTGCGCGTGGTGACGGCGCGCAAATCGGACAATAACGCCACGATCGCGGCAGCGCGCTTCACCTATCGCGGGTTGCTGAAGCGGGGGATCAGGGTGTTCGAGTACCTGCCGACCAAGCTTCACACCAAATTATATGCGGTGGACAGCGCGGTGCACATCGGCAGCGCCAACTTCGACATGCGCAGCCTGTTCATCAACCTGGAGCTCATGCTGCGGATCGAAGACGACGCCTTCGCCGACCATGTCCGCACCTATATCGACGGCGAGATCGCGCAGTCCGAGGAGATCACCATGGACCAGTATCTCGCCGCCACCGGGCTGTGGCAGCGGGCAAAGCAGTTTGTCGCCTATCTGCTGGTCGGGGTGGCGGACCCGGTGGTTTCCCGGACGCTGAACTTCGGCATCGACGATTGA
- a CDS encoding TonB-dependent receptor domain-containing protein, whose product MRQRALYASLLLVTTTLVTPAALAQVAPSGGAPATAGPSTATIAPAEEATSTDQGTTAQPADPQAAGVPGQQEQEAEVSAPGVDAAAGGDIVVVGRNIPNSVRSTAQVISVLSTADIARTGEGDIAGALTRVTGLSVVGNGYVFVRGLGDRYSSALLNGSPLPSPEPLRRTVPLDIFPTTIVGSALVQKTYSVNYPGEFGGGVINLTTKAIPDENFVTFGGSLGVDTQTTGKLGNTYYGSKTDWLGYDSGERDVPDFLRNAPTGSGVIPTAQVAQLSNARTTLLQRNNDIPPNWSADLNLGLVGELGAGRIGMIATGSVSNTWRTRATTQQDTISNDGTLRNDFDTLITDNRAVVNGLLGFGYEFDENRIRWTNVYIHDTLKQGRASAATVYNNSSGNPIFQQNTNWFERQLIETQLVGEFKPIDDLSIDVRGAYANSKRNSPYERQFVYTCNTGLNVQVTEPVNGSGVSCPGVWQATNAFDRFATVVFSELNEDLYSGQADVAYKLPGDRPFTLSAGYYYSQNERSSLRLPFTYQTATGGAIPFPCNLFRPDYLLSPDVLNGCPVATTGTPADNSVQLRFDSGLNGSYAYDASLKIHAGYVQAEAEAIDGIRAIIGVRYETAKQEVTPIGALSTRLDNDYFLPAATLTWNFASDMQLRLAAAKTIARPQFRELAPQAFRDFESDRLFFGNPNLRDSKLYNLEARYEWFFDRDQRLTAAGFYKRIDNPIEQVGFYPTPDARLQTGFTYLPRATLWGGEVEVQKYIPLDFISDGMAGKRAVIIANYTYTQSKITADEQCVPSVLGITLGGCGDGFAPANLQFRDGAPLTGQSDHLVNLQLGYEDRDNDLQATLLFNYASERVTNRGPSLLSGVGFQPDIIERPGIRLDFVVRQTVDFLGTRLELKGEARNLTGTRYQESQTFDDGQRVFINRYEQGRMITLGASVTF is encoded by the coding sequence ATGCGCCAGCGCGCCCTTTATGCCTCCCTGCTCCTCGTGACGACGACGCTCGTCACCCCAGCCGCGCTGGCGCAGGTCGCGCCTTCGGGCGGGGCGCCGGCAACCGCCGGGCCGAGCACCGCCACCATCGCACCCGCCGAAGAGGCCACGAGCACCGACCAGGGCACGACCGCGCAGCCGGCCGATCCCCAGGCCGCCGGGGTGCCGGGGCAGCAGGAGCAGGAAGCGGAAGTTTCCGCGCCGGGCGTGGATGCCGCGGCGGGCGGCGACATCGTGGTGGTCGGCCGCAACATTCCCAACTCCGTGCGGTCCACCGCGCAGGTGATCAGCGTCCTTTCCACCGCGGACATCGCACGAACCGGTGAGGGCGACATCGCCGGTGCACTGACCCGCGTGACCGGCCTGTCGGTCGTCGGCAACGGCTATGTCTTCGTGCGCGGCCTTGGCGACCGTTACTCCTCCGCGCTGCTCAACGGTTCGCCGCTGCCGAGCCCGGAGCCGCTGCGCCGGACGGTGCCGCTGGACATCTTTCCCACCACCATCGTCGGTTCGGCGCTGGTCCAGAAGACCTATTCGGTCAATTACCCCGGCGAGTTCGGTGGCGGTGTCATCAACCTGACCACCAAGGCCATCCCGGACGAGAATTTCGTCACGTTCGGCGGCTCGCTAGGCGTCGATACCCAGACCACGGGCAAGCTCGGCAACACCTATTACGGCTCCAAGACCGACTGGCTCGGCTATGATTCGGGCGAGCGCGACGTGCCCGACTTCCTGCGCAATGCGCCGACCGGCTCGGGCGTGATCCCCACGGCGCAGGTGGCGCAGCTGTCCAACGCGCGCACCACGCTGCTCCAGCGCAACAACGACATTCCGCCGAACTGGTCGGCCGATCTGAACCTTGGTTTGGTGGGCGAGCTGGGTGCGGGCCGGATCGGCATGATCGCCACCGGCAGCGTGTCGAACACCTGGCGCACGCGCGCCACGACGCAGCAGGACACGATCAGCAACGACGGAACGCTGCGCAACGATTTCGATACGTTGATCACCGACAATCGCGCGGTGGTGAACGGGCTGCTCGGGTTCGGATATGAGTTCGACGAGAACCGCATCCGCTGGACCAACGTCTATATCCACGACACCCTGAAGCAGGGGCGCGCCTCCGCCGCGACGGTGTACAACAACTCGTCGGGCAACCCGATCTTCCAGCAGAACACCAATTGGTTCGAGCGGCAGCTGATCGAAACGCAGCTGGTGGGCGAGTTCAAGCCGATCGACGATCTGTCGATCGACGTGCGCGGTGCCTATGCCAACTCCAAGCGCAACTCGCCCTACGAGCGCCAGTTCGTTTATACCTGCAACACTGGCCTGAACGTCCAGGTGACGGAGCCGGTGAACGGCAGTGGGGTGAGCTGCCCGGGCGTGTGGCAGGCCACCAACGCCTTTGATCGCTTCGCGACGGTCGTGTTCAGCGAACTGAACGAGGATCTGTATTCCGGCCAGGCGGATGTCGCCTACAAGCTGCCGGGCGACCGGCCCTTCACGCTGTCTGCCGGCTATTACTACTCGCAGAACGAACGCTCGTCGCTGCGCCTGCCGTTCACCTATCAAACGGCGACCGGCGGGGCGATCCCGTTCCCGTGCAACCTCTTCCGCCCGGACTATCTGCTGTCACCTGACGTGCTGAACGGCTGCCCCGTGGCGACGACCGGCACGCCTGCCGACAATTCTGTGCAGCTGCGCTTCGACTCCGGCCTGAACGGCTCCTACGCTTATGACGCGAGCCTCAAGATCCATGCCGGCTACGTCCAGGCCGAAGCGGAGGCGATCGACGGCATCCGTGCGATCATCGGTGTCCGCTACGAGACGGCCAAGCAGGAGGTGACGCCGATCGGCGCGCTCTCCACCCGGCTGGACAATGATTATTTCCTGCCGGCGGCAACGCTGACCTGGAATTTCGCCTCCGACATGCAGCTTCGCCTGGCGGCGGCGAAGACCATCGCGCGCCCGCAGTTCCGCGAATTGGCACCGCAGGCGTTCCGCGATTTCGAATCGGATCGCCTGTTCTTCGGTAACCCCAACCTGCGCGACTCGAAGCTCTACAATCTCGAAGCGCGGTACGAGTGGTTCTTCGATCGCGATCAGCGCCTGACCGCGGCCGGCTTCTACAAGCGGATCGACAATCCGATCGAGCAGGTCGGCTTCTATCCGACGCCTGACGCGCGCCTGCAGACCGGCTTCACCTATCTGCCCCGCGCGACCCTGTGGGGCGGCGAGGTCGAGGTGCAGAAGTACATCCCGCTCGACTTCATTTCGGACGGCATGGCCGGCAAGCGGGCGGTGATCATCGCCAACTACACCTACACCCAGTCCAAGATCACCGCGGACGAACAGTGCGTTCCAAGCGTGCTGGGCATCACGCTGGGCGGCTGCGGCGACGGTTTCGCACCGGCTAACCTCCAGTTCCGCGACGGCGCGCCGCTGACCGGCCAGTCGGATCACCTCGTGAACCTCCAGCTTGGCTATGAGGATCGCGACAATGACCTGCAGGCGACGCTGCTGTTCAACTATGCCAGCGAGCGAGTGACCAATCGTGGCCCGTCGCTGCTGTCCGGTGTCGGGTTCCAGCCCGACATCATCGAGCGGCCGGGCATCCGCCTGGACTTCGTGGTGCGCCAGACGGTTGATTTCCTCGGCACCCGGCTCGAGCTGAAGGGCGAGGCGCGCAACCTGACGGGCACGCGCTATCAGGAAAGCCAGACCTTCGATGATGGCCAGCGCGTCTTCATCAACCGCTATGAGCAGGGTCGGATGATCACGCTGGGCGCCAGCGTCACCTTCTGA
- a CDS encoding type II secretion system protein N: MRLNFDARAKAILRRVPVVNVYSLAELVLLGALAIQCARLVWTVVTPVSPLGEWRPAGVVLPAAPGEVLRGFDPFFRISGAATQSGAGVVTSLQLTLFGTRIDEATGRGSAILAGPDNVQQSVAVGEEIMPGVVLRQVAFDHVTIERSGAREDLFLDQSAGAATPTPVPGEADQPAAPPPPSAGITVQQFQREIGFVPRVEGGRISGLVVRPVGPGAAFRAAGLKEGDIVTEIGGRAVQGPGDIERLATQYADGGAIAITVERGGQTLPLSVQVSAQ, encoded by the coding sequence ATGCGATTGAACTTCGACGCCCGCGCGAAGGCGATCCTGCGGCGGGTGCCCGTCGTGAACGTCTATTCGCTGGCGGAACTGGTCTTGCTCGGCGCGCTGGCGATCCAGTGCGCGCGGCTGGTGTGGACGGTGGTGACGCCGGTATCGCCACTTGGTGAGTGGCGACCGGCGGGCGTCGTGCTGCCGGCTGCGCCTGGCGAGGTGTTGCGCGGCTTCGATCCGTTCTTCCGGATCAGCGGCGCCGCGACGCAGAGCGGCGCCGGAGTCGTGACCTCGCTGCAACTCACCCTCTTTGGAACGCGGATCGACGAAGCGACCGGCCGCGGCTCGGCAATCCTTGCGGGCCCCGACAATGTGCAGCAGAGCGTGGCAGTGGGCGAGGAGATCATGCCCGGCGTCGTGCTCCGGCAAGTCGCCTTCGACCATGTCACCATCGAGCGAAGCGGCGCGCGCGAGGATCTTTTCCTCGACCAATCGGCGGGTGCCGCCACGCCAACCCCCGTGCCCGGCGAGGCCGATCAGCCCGCAGCGCCACCACCACCCAGTGCAGGAATAACAGTGCAGCAGTTTCAGCGTGAAATCGGCTTCGTGCCGCGGGTGGAAGGGGGACGGATCAGCGGACTCGTCGTGCGGCCAGTGGGCCCCGGCGCCGCGTTCCGTGCGGCGGGCCTGAAGGAAGGCGACATCGTCACGGAGATCGGCGGGCGTGCCGTTCAGGGCCCAGGCGACATAGAGCGGCTGGCCACGCAATATGCTGATGGCGGCGCGATCGCGATCACGGTGGAACGGGGCGGCCAGACGCTGCCGCTCAGCGTGCAGGTGAGCGCACAATGA
- the gspD gene encoding type II secretion system secretin GspD, translated as MKRWMLAPALALVLAAQAHAQTTLNVRDADIRAFIADAAKVTGRTFIIDSRVQGKVTVVTDRPLSRSEYFEVFLSTLRANGLVTVPTANGALRVQPIENAASQPGRIGSSGAARNQFVTEIVRLRAIDAQSAVDTVRPLVSAQGSVSANRAGSSIVIADFADNVRRVREVLRRIDTDNNSTRVIALKNAGARDIATALQGLLGTPAQGQTASASVVPVEGANSIALRGDPSTVARLAQVALDLDQKAKSGTEIRVVFLEHADAAQLLPVLQQLVGQTPDSVPQNQLSQSNFGASTSSNGTSGQPSVSTGSQTQSQSAPGGGSSGQAAVQAQGGRAPAVVTRFVGANAIVIAAPADIQRQLAEVVRQLDTRREQVLVEAIVAEVSDVTASRLGFQFLLGSLSGGAFGATSFSNSAPNLLTIAGAIGAREIGGTTTTVVGADGTRTTTSTGNTASDALAQQAINSILGAGGGFAGFGGNIGGDTIFGTIINAVKSDTTSNLLQAPSLITLDNQEARILVGQEIPITTGQALSQNFDNAFRTVQRENVGIQLEVRPQVNSSGSIKLFLHQQVSSIAGPVSDDNSDLILNKREVETTLTVDDGQIAIIGGLLSDDERRTLEKLPLLGDIPVIGNLFRSKARQRSKTNLMVFIRPTILRSSDDNRRVTEQRYGYLRLQQGQHDPAREPSIDELVRDYMGAAAPIPSAPVPGNIEDPRVNVPVQRNSTVTIKRRDK; from the coding sequence ATGAAGCGCTGGATGCTCGCGCCGGCGCTGGCGCTCGTCCTTGCCGCTCAGGCGCATGCGCAAACGACGCTGAACGTGCGCGACGCCGATATCCGCGCCTTTATCGCCGATGCGGCAAAGGTGACTGGGCGGACCTTCATCATCGACAGCCGGGTGCAGGGAAAGGTGACGGTGGTCACTGACCGGCCGCTCAGCCGGTCCGAATATTTCGAGGTGTTCCTCTCCACCTTGCGGGCCAACGGGCTTGTCACCGTGCCGACGGCGAATGGCGCGCTGCGCGTCCAGCCGATCGAGAATGCCGCCTCGCAGCCGGGCCGGATCGGCTCCAGCGGCGCGGCACGTAACCAGTTCGTGACGGAGATCGTGCGGCTGCGGGCGATCGACGCGCAGTCGGCGGTCGATACGGTGCGCCCGCTTGTTTCCGCGCAGGGCTCCGTCAGCGCCAATCGCGCGGGCAGTTCGATCGTGATCGCCGATTTCGCCGACAATGTGCGCCGGGTGCGCGAGGTGCTGCGGCGGATCGACACGGACAATAATTCGACGCGAGTGATCGCGCTGAAGAACGCCGGCGCGCGCGACATCGCGACCGCGCTGCAGGGGCTGCTGGGAACGCCAGCGCAGGGGCAGACCGCCAGCGCCAGCGTGGTGCCGGTGGAAGGCGCGAACTCGATTGCCCTGCGCGGCGATCCATCCACGGTCGCACGGCTGGCACAGGTGGCGCTTGATCTCGATCAGAAGGCCAAGAGCGGCACAGAAATCCGCGTGGTCTTCCTGGAACATGCCGATGCCGCGCAGCTGCTGCCGGTTCTCCAGCAGCTTGTCGGGCAGACGCCCGATTCAGTGCCACAGAACCAGCTCAGCCAATCGAACTTCGGCGCCTCCACCAGCAGCAACGGCACGAGCGGTCAGCCCAGCGTCAGCACCGGCAGCCAGACGCAAAGCCAGAGCGCGCCCGGCGGCGGATCCAGCGGGCAGGCGGCGGTGCAGGCGCAGGGCGGCCGGGCGCCCGCCGTCGTCACGCGCTTCGTCGGCGCGAATGCAATCGTGATCGCCGCCCCGGCCGACATCCAGCGCCAGCTTGCCGAAGTGGTGCGTCAGCTCGACACGCGGCGCGAACAGGTGCTGGTGGAGGCGATCGTCGCCGAGGTATCCGACGTGACGGCGAGCCGGCTGGGATTCCAGTTCCTGCTCGGCAGCCTGTCGGGCGGTGCTTTTGGCGCAACGAGCTTTTCCAATTCGGCGCCCAATCTGCTGACCATCGCCGGCGCGATCGGCGCGCGCGAGATCGGTGGCACGACCACGACGGTGGTGGGCGCCGATGGCACGCGGACGACGACCAGCACCGGCAATACCGCCAGCGACGCACTGGCCCAGCAGGCGATCAATTCCATCCTGGGCGCAGGCGGCGGCTTTGCCGGGTTTGGCGGCAATATCGGCGGAGACACGATCTTCGGCACGATCATCAATGCCGTGAAGAGCGACACGACGTCGAACCTGCTGCAGGCACCGAGCCTCATCACGCTCGACAATCAGGAAGCGCGCATCCTGGTGGGCCAGGAAATCCCGATCACCACCGGCCAGGCGCTGAGCCAGAACTTCGACAATGCGTTTCGCACAGTGCAGCGCGAGAATGTCGGCATCCAGCTGGAGGTGCGGCCGCAGGTCAATTCCTCAGGCTCGATCAAGCTGTTCCTGCACCAGCAGGTGAGCTCGATCGCCGGGCCGGTCAGCGACGACAATTCGGATCTGATCCTGAACAAGCGCGAGGTGGAAACCACGCTGACCGTCGATGACGGGCAGATCGCGATCATCGGCGGGCTTTTGAGCGATGACGAGCGGCGCACACTGGAAAAGCTGCCCCTGCTGGGCGACATACCGGTGATCGGCAACCTGTTCCGCTCCAAGGCGCGGCAGCGATCGAAGACGAACCTCATGGTGTTCATCCGACCAACAATCCTGCGTTCCTCCGACGACAATCGCCGGGTGACGGAGCAGCGTTATGGCTATCTGCGGCTTCAGCAAGGCCAGCATGATCCGGCGCGCGAGCCGTCGATCGACGAACTGGTGCGCGATTACATGGGGGCCGCGGCGCCTATCCCCTCAGCACCGGTGCCAGGCAATATCGAGGATCCGCGAGTGAACGTGCCGGTGCAGCGCAATTCCACCGTGACCATCAAGCGACGGGACAAGTGA